TGGCATATATGAATAATTCCCTTCCCATTACTAATACAGCATTATTTATAACTAGTAATAATAAAAGAGTAAATTTTAGAGGTATGAACAATTTATTTCAAAAATATATAAAAAGAGCTGGACTATCTGGAAAAGGATACACTCTGCATAAGTTAAGACATAGCTATGCTTCTCTTTTAGTTCAGCAAGGTGTAGATATTTCTATAGTGAAAGAGCTAATGGGACATAGTGATTTTAATAGTACTAAAATATATGTTCATTTAAATATGAATAATCTAAGAGATAGTGTAGATAAGCACCCATTATCCCACATTTAATTTAATAGGAGGAATAATAATGAAAGAATCTACGATTATAAAAATATCAAAGTTTTTAGATGAAAATGGTTTTGAGTTATTAAATCATAAAAATAATACACTGCGAATTAGGCATTTAAGTTGCGATACAGAATTTGATTTAAATTATACCTCTAAAAAGAATATTAAATGCATTCGTTGTAATCCTATTGAAAAATTAAAAAAAGAGTCAAGTTTGAAAATTTATCAGTTAAACGAAAAATTAAAGGAAAATAACCAAGATTTAGTTGCAAGGTTTAGCTATATTAGAACTACCAAAGATAAGGTTGTAATTGAAAATACTAAAACAAAAGAAGTCTCTAAGTCAAATAGGTACGAAAATATAATTCATCATAACAATACTATTTCTTTTGATATTTCTACTAAAAACGAAACTATAGTTCAGCATGCTTTTCAAGAATTTGGATTTAATCCTGACCCCGATTTTGTTCTAAATATAGCTAAAAACCTTCAATTTCCAGATTGTAAGTCAAAGCAACCACTTAGATTTGATTTAGCTCTACGCTATTATGAAAGCATTGTTTTAATTATAGAAATAGATTTGGATTCTCATTTTTATGATAATTCAAAAAATAAAATGTTTAATGAATATGTATCTTTAAATGATCGAATAAAAAAAGACTCTATTAAAGACAAATACTGTTTATATAGGGAATATCCTCTTTTAAGGCTTACACCTATTTCTTCAAGAAGTAAATATGATGAATCTAGATTAATTAAACTAAATAACAATAAATACTGTGCACAATTAATTGGTACTACAAATTCTTTTAATAAGTCAGTTGATATTATGACTCAAGTTAACAAAGAAACTAATAATAAATCTTTTGAAAAGTTCATTAAAGATATTAAAGATAACATAATTTATTGCATAAATTAAAGGTGATACTGTGAGAAATTGGTATTATCTCAAAAATAAATAGTAAATTTAAGAAATCCTAGACAATTTAAAAGTTTACAGATATGTAAACCAATAGAATAATCTAGGATTTTTTAATGCATATACTCTTTGACCTATATAATCAGTCTATTTGACTCCAAGACTTTTATTATTGTATAACATATACTTGTATAAAATTAAGAAAAAATGTCTTATATATTATAAGGTTTATCTTTAAAGCTAAAATAAATGGTTTTTTGAATGTTTAAAGATTTCTCTACCATAAAAGAAAAATTAAAAACCCCTCTTAAATTAAGAAAAAACATTAATGATATTTGCACATAAAAGATTCCCATAAAGAATCTTTAGATTTATCAAACCTACTACTCATATCAGTTATATTTGCATTATTTGAAATAACTTTCTTTAAACAATTATTAAACCAATTATCGCTATTTGCGATAGGTAGATATTTTCAAATTATATATTTATTTTTAGAAAGTGTAATTAGTAATTCGGAAATTCAAGGAGGAATTACTAATGAAAAGTTTAAAAGTAGCGGTGGAAATGTATCAATGCGATTTAATGTTGACTGGAAAAAAAGAAAGCACAATTTTATCTTATATGAAAGATGCTACTACATTTCAAGAGTTTCTAGAGAAAAATATGAAAAAAAGCAGTTGGGAAATTGATATTAAAAGTATTAAGAGAAAAGAAATTGTTAAATTCAAGCAATATTTAATAAAAGATAAGAACTATTCAGATACAAGCGTAAAAAGAATATTTAACTCATTAAGAACTTTTTACAAATTTTTAAATGAGCAGTTTGAAGTTGAAAATCTTATGTTGAATGAAGCTTTTGGGAAGAAAAAAGATATTGTAGCACTTAAAACATCTAAGAGAGAAAAAATAATTGCTCAAGAATCACTTCTAGAGTTTTTTGACAAGCTTAGGAAAACCAATGATTCAATTAGAAATACATCAATTTTTTCTATTTTGCTGCTCGTCGGAATAAACGCTGAGGAAGTAATTAAGCTCAAATGGAGTGATTTGGATTTTAATAAGAGAACCATCAAGATACAAAGAGATGAATTAATTGAACTTCCTATATCTTTATCCTTAGCGAATCAGCTTAAAACTTATTATATCCTACAGAAAGAAAAAAAGATTAATTCTATATATATTTTTAATTCTATAAATAACCCGAATCAAGCTATGTCAATAAATTCATTAAAATCAATTTATAAAAATAATTCTAAAAATATCAATATCACTGGAGGAATAAAAGCCTTTCAAGTTACATTCATAATAGAAAATTTGAAAAAAAACATAAGTTTACACAAAATAGCTGAATTTACTGGACATAAAAGAGTAGATTCTCTAAGTATATACAAAGATTTAGCATAAAATTATAAATTATGGAGGAAAATGCATGAGAACAATAAAAACAGTAGTTAAAGAATATAAGGAATTCTTACAATGCGAAGATCTCGCTGAAAGTACAAAGGAAAAATACAGTGCAACAATTGACGAACTAGTTGATTTTATAAAAGTTAAATATAAAAAGGCTAAATTTATCAGCATACTCAAGCACGATATAATTATTGATTTTTCAGAGCATTTATTTGAAAAAAATGAAAAAACAGAGACAATAAGAGTTAAATTATATGCAATTAAAAAATTTGTAATGTTTGTTATTGATATGCAATATATTAATCAAAAAAATATTTCTATTTCAAGGAATTTTATAAATCATATTATTTCTACCAGAAGAACTATTAAAAATAAAAGAGGAGTCATAAAAGATAAAGATTTTAATTTGATTTTAAAAGCTTTTGAAAATAATAATAAGAAAAAGCTCATACTTTTACTTAAACATGAGTATGGATTTAGGATATCTGAAGTTCTATCCATAAAGTGGAAAGATGTAAATTTAGAAGAAAATAAGATTTATATAAACAATAAAAAAGGAAATGATGCTAAAGTATTCAAGATTGATGATAAATATATGAGACAAATTGATAAGCTTGATAGAAAAAGCGAATGGGTTTTTTCATCGGATAAAAATCAAAACGGTCAAATACACAGATCTACAATAAGTAAAAACTTTAAGAATATAAGAGAGCTCAATAGCATTGATGAGAATATTTGCTTACA
This is a stretch of genomic DNA from Acetoanaerobium sticklandii. It encodes these proteins:
- a CDS encoding tyrosine-type recombinase/integrase, producing MKSLKVAVEMYQCDLMLTGKKESTILSYMKDATTFQEFLEKNMKKSSWEIDIKSIKRKEIVKFKQYLIKDKNYSDTSVKRIFNSLRTFYKFLNEQFEVENLMLNEAFGKKKDIVALKTSKREKIIAQESLLEFFDKLRKTNDSIRNTSIFSILLLVGINAEEVIKLKWSDLDFNKRTIKIQRDELIELPISLSLANQLKTYYILQKEKKINSIYIFNSINNPNQAMSINSLKSIYKNNSKNINITGGIKAFQVTFIIENLKKNISLHKIAEFTGHKRVDSLSIYKDLA
- a CDS encoding tyrosine-type recombinase/integrase, which translates into the protein MRTIKTVVKEYKEFLQCEDLAESTKEKYSATIDELVDFIKVKYKKAKFISILKHDIIIDFSEHLFEKNEKTETIRVKLYAIKKFVMFVIDMQYINQKNISISRNFINHIISTRRTIKNKRGVIKDKDFNLILKAFENNNKKKLILLLKHEYGFRISEVLSIKWKDVNLEENKIYINNKKGNDAKVFKIDDKYMRQIDKLDRKSEWVFSSDKNQNGQIHRSTISKNFKNIRELNSIDENICLHSLRNTFTTNSVIKNTEDAYIQRHTGHKSLDVLNKYIVFEADNLRDVVDNSSLDFIIGN